One Phaseolus vulgaris cultivar G19833 chromosome 11, P. vulgaris v2.0, whole genome shotgun sequence genomic window carries:
- the LOC137819372 gene encoding cationic amino acid transporter 8, vacuolar-like, with product MEPPPPPSLSSSSSENRSYWRWSKRDFFPEKSFENGKSYREALAATCPRLKDRLLNRSSDSHELLVLPRASEHRMNRCLTWWDLSWLAFGSVVGSGIFVVTGQEARLHAGPAIVLSYAASGFSALLSALCYTEFAVDVPVAGGSFSFLRIELGDFLAFVAAGNILLEALVGAAGLGRSWSSYFASMVKSDPDFFRIRIPGFKPGFDQLDPLAVAVLLITNGIAVSGTRKTSIITWLSSLITTLVIGFIIIVGFIHGKASNLTPFIPNGVDGVFNAAAVVYWSYSGFDMVATMAEETKKPSRDIPIGLVGSMSVITVIYCLMALSLVSMVKYTEIDVDAAYSVAFVQIGMSWAKYLVSICALKGMTTSLLVGSMGQARYTTQIARSHMIPPFFALVHPKTGTPVNATLLTTICSSVIALFSSLDVLSSVFSISTLFIFMLMAVALLVRRYCSRESTGRGELSRVMICLFLIVGSSVVGAAFWHSQKLGWIGYTVAACVWFLGTLALSLLPKQRAPKVWGVPLVPWLPSLSVATNLFLMGSLGTEAFWRFIICTGVMFVYYFFVAVHATYDVEHQNKDNTQEGKNDEGVQDATNQEVVVP from the coding sequence ATGGAACCACCGCCGCCGCCATCGTTGTCGTCGTCGTCGTCGGAGAACCGAAGCTACTGGCGGTGGAGCAAGCGGGACTTCTTCCCGGAGAAGTCATTCGAGAACGGGAAATCCTACCGGGAGGCGCTGGCTGCCACGTGTCCGCGTCTTAAAGACCGTCTTCTGAACCGCTCGAGCGACTCGCACGAGCTGCTCGTGCTCCCACGCGCCAGCGAGCACCGTATGAACCGCTGCCTCACCTGGTGGGACCTTTCCTGGTTGGCCTTCGGCTCGGTGGTCGGTTCCGGCATCTTCGTCGTCACCGGCCAGGAGGCCCGCCTGCACGCTGGCCCCGCCATCGTCCTCTCCTACGCCGCCTCCGGCTTCTCTGCCCTCCTCTCGGCTCTCTGCTACACCGAGTTCGCCGTCGACGTCCCCGTAGCCGGCGGCTCCTTCTCCTTCCTCCGCATCGAGCTCGGCGACTTCCTCGCCTTCGTCGCCGCCGGCAACATCCTGCTGGAGGCTCTCGTCGGCGCCGCCGGGCTCGGCCGCTCCTGGTCCTCCTACTTCGCCTCCATGGTGAAATCCGATCCGGACTTCTTCCGGATCCGGATCCCCGGGTTCAAACCCGGGTTCGACCAGCTCGATCCTTTAGCCGTGGCGGTTCTACTCATCACCAACGGCATTGCCGTTAGCGGCACCCGCAAAACCTCGATCATAACCTGGCTGAGTTCGCTGATCACCACATTGGTGATCGGGTTCATAATTATAGTCGGGTTCATCCACGGAAAGGCGTCAAACTTGACGCCGTTTATCCCAAACGGCGTGGACGGCGTTTTCAACGCCGCCGCCGTGGTGTATTGGTCGTACAGCGGTTTCGACATGGTGGCGACGATGGCGGAAGAGACGAAGAAGCCTTCTAGGGATATCCCTATTGGTCTGGTTGGGTCAATGAGCGTGATTACTGTGATTTACTGCTTGATGGCTTTGTCCCTTGTGAGCATGGTGAAGTACACTGAGATTGACGTTGACGCTGCTTACTCTGTGGCTTTTGTTCAGATTGGGATGAGTTGGGCTAAGTACCTTGTGAGCATTTGTGCGTTGAAGGGAATGACCACAAGCTTGCTTGTTGGGTCCATGGGTCAAGCTAGGTACACCACTCAGATTGCGAGGTCGCACATGATCCCACCTTTCTTCGCCCTCGTGCACCCCAAAACCGGAACCCCTGTGAATGCCACTCTCTTGACCACCATTTGTAGCTCTGTCATCGCTCTTTTCTCTAGCTTGGATGTTCTCTCTAGTGTGTTCTCTATCAGCACGCTCTTCATTTTCATGCTTATGGCTGTTGCGCTGCTTGTGAGGAGGTACTGCTCCAGGGAGAGCACGGGAAGGGGTGAGTTATCCAGAGTAATGATTTGCTTGTTTCTGATTGTTGGTTCTTCGGTTGTTGGGGCTGCGTTTTGGCACTCACAGAAACTCGGTTGGATCGGTTACACGGTTGCTGCTTGTGTTTGGTTTTTGGGAACCTTGGCTTTGAGTTTACTTCCCAAGCAAAGAGCTCCCAAGGTATGGGGGGTCCCCTTGGTTCCCTGGCTCCCCTCCTTGTCCGTTGCCACCAACCTCTTTCTCATGGGCTCTTTGGGCACTGAGGCTTTCTGGAGGTTCATCATTTGCACTGGTGTCATGtttgtttactatttttttGTCGCTGTCCATGCAACTTATGATGTCGAACatcaaaataaagataatacTCAAGAAGGAAAGAATGATGAGGGAGTGCAAGATGCTACTAATCAAGAGGTGGTTGTACCATAG
- the LOC137810620 gene encoding uncharacterized protein — MAAATITCKLSLLLSLFSVWFLGVTSASLPPSCQRIECPSYDLIQLGNGYEIRRYNSSVWIANTPIQDISLVEATRTGFRRLFDYIQGKNNLKQKIEMTAPVISEVLPSDGPFCESSFVVGFYVPKVNQANPPTPTEKDLKIKRWKTVHVAVRQFGGFVKDTSVGEEAAALQASIAGTKWGAAVEKSKRAGYSVYTVAQYNAPFEYDNRVNEIWFFFDIEDALRSM, encoded by the exons ATGGCTGCAGCTACCATCACATGCAAGCTTTCACTGCTTCTGAGTCTCTTCTCAGTTTGGTTTCTGGGTGTAACTTCTGCTTCACTTCCCCCTTCTTGCCAGCGCATAGAATGTCCCAGCTATGATCTCATACAACTGGGAAATGGCTACGAAATCCGCCGCTATAATTCATCCGTTTGGATTGCCAACACCCCCATTCAAGACATTTCTCTTGTTGAAGCCACGAGAACTGGCTTCAGAAG GCTATTTGATTATATTCAGGGTAAGAACAACCTCAAGCAGAAAATTGAGATGACAGCACCTGTGATCTCTGAAGTATTACCCAGTGATGGACCTTTCTGTGAGTCCTCATTTGTTGTGGGCTTCTATGTGCCGAAAGTGAACCAAGCAAACCCGCCTACGCCTACTGAAAAGGACCTTAAGATTAAAAGATGGAAGACTGTGCATGTAGCAGTTAGACAATTTGGTGGATTTGTCAAAGATACTAGTGTTGGGGAGGAAGCTGCAGCCTTGCAGGCTAGTATTGCTGGAACCAAGTGGGGTGCTGCAGTTGAGAAGAGCAAGAGAGCCGGTTATTCTGTTTACACTGTTGCACAGTACAATGCCCCTTTTGAATATGATAATAGGGTGAATGAGATATGGTTCTTCTTTGACATTGAAGATGCACTTCGAAGCATGTGA
- the LOC137823418 gene encoding uncharacterized protein At4g15545-like: MSQSTGSVSNAVDFDLPDEILTVIPTDPYQQLDLARKITSMAIASRVSALESDSSRLRHKLQEKDRIILDLEERLSSLTRACHQSESTLNNALNENIKLTKERDQLAATVKKLSRDFAKLETFKKQLMQSLTDDNASHAAETIDIGTCDQSVPKAYPDKDDDGYTVHHSYNGPADVGKTNDEASRYSGQRFSLTPYITPRLTPTGTPKVISTAGSPRGYSAAGSPKQTSGATSPTKLPYDGRASLSSWYPSSQQSSAANSPPRGRALPGRTPKIDGKEFFRQARSRLSYEQFSAFLANIKELNAQKQTREETLRKADEIFGSDNKDLYLSFQGLLNRNARQY; the protein is encoded by the exons ATGTCGCAGAGCACGGGTTCAGTGAGCAATGCGGTGGATTTCGACCTCCCCGACGAGATTCTCACCGTCATCCCAACCGACCCCTACCAGCAGCTCGATCTCGCTCGCAAGATAACCTCCATGGCCATCGCCTCCCGTGTCTCTGCTCTCGAATCCGACTCCTCTCGCCTCCGCCACAAGCTTCAAGAGAAGGACCGAATCATCCTCGACCTCGAAGAACGCCTCTCCTCTCTCACCCGCGCTTGCCACCAGTCCGAATCCACCCTCAACAACGCCCTCAACGAAAAC ATAAAGCTTACGAAGGAAAGAGACCAATTGGCAGCAACGGTGAAGAAGCTGAGTCGAGACTTTGCCAAG TTGGAGACTTTTAAAAAACAACTGATGCAGTCGCTAACTGATGACAATGCATCG CATGCTGCTGAAACCATAGATATTGGAACCTGTGATCAATCAGTTCCAAAGGCATATCCTGATAAGG ATGATGATGGTTATACGGTACATCATTCATACAACGGCCCTGCAGATGTTGGTAAAACAAATGATGAAG CTTCCAGGTATTCAGGGCAAAGGTTTTCTTTGACCCCATATATCACACCACGTCTTACACCAACTGGAACTCCAAAGGTGATTTCAACGGCTGGGTCTCCTAGAGGGTATTCTGCTGCTGGATCACCCAAGCAAACTTCTGGTGCCACCTCTCCGACCAAACTTCCATATGATGGGCGTGCATCTCTCTCTTCATGGTATCCATCTAGTCAGCAGTCATCAGCAGCAAATTCTCCACCTCGGGGACGAGCACTTCCAG GTCGTACTCCAAAGATTGATGGAAAGGAGTTTTTTCGTCAGGCCAG GAGTCGTCTTTCATATGAGCAGTTCAGTGCATTCCTTGCCAACATAAAGGAATTAAATGCTCAGAAGCAAACACGGGAG GAAACTTTAAGAAAAGCAGATGAGATATTTGGGTCAGATAACAAAGATCTTTATTTATCTTTTCAAGGATTGCTCAACCGAAATGCACGCCAGTACTGA
- the LOC137819377 gene encoding protein EPIDERMAL PATTERNING FACTOR 2-like, with protein MSILSFEAFKFFFLLSFFLLLSNGWSLGMIPTHVKSINLQQQKAATEENGAKKDMRMELYPTGSALPDCSHACGSCFPCKRVIVSYKCMIAESCPVVYRCMCKGKYYRVPSNG; from the exons ATGAGCATTTTGTCATTTGAGGCCTTCAAGTTTTTCTTTctactttccttcttccttTTACTTTCTAATGGGTGGAGCCTTGGGATGATCCCTACTCATG TTAAGTCTATCAACTTGCAACAACAGAAAGCAGCAACTGAGGAG AATGGAGCAAAGAAAGACATGAGAATGGAACTCTACCCAACTGGGTCTGCATTGCCAGATTGTTCTCATGCATGTGGTTCATGTTTTCCTTGCAAGAGGGTGATAGTGAGCTACAAGTGCATGATTGCAGAGTCTTGTCCTGTAGTTTACAGGTGCATGTGTAAAGGGAAATATTACCGTGTACCATCCAATGGTTGA